TAAAACAATCATATTCAATAGAAAATTATCTCACATTCTGCATGACTTTTGAACATTCTATAAGATAATTACATAAGTGAAAAACCAATTTGTAGATATCTGAGTGAGTACAACCATTTAATAAATGTGAATAAAGcatttcagaacattttaatGTACACTGCATTTTCTGATAGTAAGATTTTAGGTTAAAATAAgattatactttaaaaagcttaccattatgaaaaaaaattatatcactgTTGGCAATGCCTTTTTCATATTTGAGATGCTAGTCCAACATATTGCatatccatttgtttttgtttgattttattattattacattcatGGTAAtactaaaatatacacacacacaattacttaggttttttttttcaatagaaagCCCAAAGAAAAATGCTGACAACGTTCAGTTGAAATTTCGAAATTGGGTTTTATAATTCTGCCCACATAGCAAAAGCTGAAATGGTCTATGAAGACGTAGTTTTTGAAAGAATGAAGCAAGTAGTAAAACCAACAAAACCAAGTGAAAATTATACAAGGAAACACAATAATAAGTtaacaaaaaaatacactttttcttCATGTTGACAAGACATGATTTATTCCTTTCTAATATTTTCCCATCTCTTATAAATATATAAGCTTGCTTGTTAATACTTTGTCTAactctataatttttattctgttacCAATGtcattaatactttatttttatttatttctcttgtaaaGTGACTTCTGAACTTCCTAGTTTGTTTAAACTATCGCAaggtcagaaaaccaaacactgcatattctcactcataggtggaaattaaacaatgagaatacttggacacaggcaggggaacatcacacactggggcctgtcatggggtggggggctgggggagggagagcattaggagaaatacctaatgtaaatgacaagttaatgggtgcagcaaaccaacacagcacatgtatacagatgtaacaaacctgcacgttgtgcacatgtaccctagaacttaaagtataataaaaataaatacataaataaaataaaatgaataaaaaataaatacaaacatattaATCATAAGTAAATGAAACATCTGATAATCTCATTATGTCTGGTAGTAATGTCACCTCTGAGTATTTAAATATTCATCTACATATTTCTTTgctaaatttccttttatttctcctttatattaaacttttttttagagaGCACAACTCCAAAGCATCTTTTATTAATATAGAAAGGTCATATTTAGCAAAAGACACAAGGCAGGGAAGTGTCAGGCCTGAGGCCTGAGCTGTGCTGAGGGAGAAAGAGGCTCTGGACAAGTGCTGGGAAGGGCTGAGTGGTGGGGGCCACAGAAAGTTCCAGTGGGCAACACTGTCTGCAGGTCATGGGTGGGACTTACAGGGACCTCGCTGCTAACTCTTGTTGtgttggtggggtggggtggggaggggggtccTTAGTGCTGCCACCTGGAGTGAGAACCGCCCCTTGGTTCCTGGAGGGCACCCATCAAGGGACACAGGACAGGAAGCCCAGGATGGTTAGTGCAACTAGGGATGAAGGCCAGGGAGAAGCAGGTGCTCTGAAGTCCAGACACAGAGGCCTCGGAGCTTCCTGTTAAGGGTGGGCGTTCCGCTCTGTCTCTACCAGGCACTCTGACTAGGGATGGATGATACCTCTCTTCAGGCGCTCCGTGGCGCTCTTGCTGCCAGCATAGGTGGGCCGGATCCCTTTGCCCATCTCCCCTGTGACCAACAGCAGTTCCGTGTAGGTGCTCTGGGAGCCCTGAGCACCAGGTGGTTTCATGGCCTGCACACAACCGACGGTAGGCGGTCCAAAGTCTTTAAACAGCGGTCTGCAAGGGGCAGTGGCTCCTGGCCCTGAGCCCGACGGCAACGGGACGCTTCCTGTAGGGACCGGAGTGCCTGGCCCAGGGGTGCTGGAGCCGGGGGTGctgctgggggcaggggtggtAGGTTAGTAGGACATCCCCAACTCCTGGGCGCTGGGGAAGCCAGCAGGCTGCTCTTCGGGGGTTGGCTGCAGGACTGCTCAGCAGCGATCTGATTGGCAAGCGGGCTGCATGCCCCCTGGTAAatctatattaaattttttaactgCAATTTGTATTAATCTAAGTACAGTTCAAATATTCTCCATGAAAATTTCACATTTGAGTTGAGACAtcctaaaatgtaaaatacacaatggatttcaaagatttcatatgaaaaaagaatgcaaactatctctaataatttttatattgattacatattgacccaatattttggatatatattgggttaaataaaatatacaatttaaaaaaattatgctacatttttgttaaaaaatttaaataaactatatatgaaattatttcttgGGATAGAAAAGGGGACAtgattaaatatttacttaaacttttttcaaaaacatatctttaaaacacattttcaaaCACAACAAAAGTATCTTAATTTTGAATAGGTAAAATAAACTTATTCCTGCTGAAATTCAATCATGGCATGATTTCCTTTGTATGCATTTGAGGACTCTGTTTATAACCcagataaaaacataaaacttttgAAACTCTTCTAAGAATGTCTAACACAAATTACCTGTATAGATATCATGGCACAGATGATGCTGAGGCCGGACTGACTGAAGAAGAACAGGCTGAAGATGCTGTACTCACACAGCAGCTGGCCCCCAGGTTACCCGCCCTTCATGTACATGGCGATGGTCACCTGGCTCACCAGCAAAGTGAACAACAGGTCGGCGGCAGCCAGCTGCATAACTGTGTAGAAGGTGGTCTCCTTCTGCCCCTTGTGCGACTTGCACAGCACCACGATGGCCACCAGGTTGCCCACCACTCCGAAAATGGACGGTCCCAGGCTGTCCAGCAGATTGGGCTCCAGGCCAAGGACACATTGGCCTGGGAAGGGGTTAATATGACAGTGGCTGGTGGTATGCAGCCCTGGAGTGCGAAGCTGAGTCTGGAGATGGCCGAAGAGAGACAAAGTCACCATGAGTGAAATGACCACCTGCAGGGCATTAGACCCGCGCCCAGGAAACGGGATGCTAACATGACAAGGGAGGAACTCAATCCCACTCTCTGGATTGCAACCACTTACCAACGGCAGCCACCCAAATCTCCAGGCTCCCTCTGCTCCTGCCAGCAGCACACCCTTGCTGATCTTAATATTTATAAACTGAGCCTCccattcctcttcctccccccagCCTATCTCACTCCACTGACAAGACCCATCTCCAGGGAAAGGTAGCTCCCTAGTATTATTCCCGACAGATTCTGAGTTAATAAAATGCACATtgaaaccctggaagacaatttGGAAAGTGCTCTCTTTCCTCCTTGGCTCCCCTGGCAGTGCCCCATCTCTGCGCCCTTTGCCTGATGGCCCACATCCCATGTCACGTGTAGCGGCCCCAGTGGTGGGGCCTAAGACAATGAAACCTAAgactaattggtgtacctgaggaAGAAGTGAATTCTAAAGGctaggaaaacatatttgggggaataatcaatgAAAACTTCCGTGGCCTTgtgagagacctagacatccaaatacaagaagcacaaataacacctgggaaattcatcacaaaaagatcttagcctaggcacattgtcattgggttatccaaagttaagacaaaagaaagaatcttaagagctgtgagacagaagcactaggtaacctataaaggaaaacctatcaaacTAACAGCAGATTTTGCAGCAGAAACCTTAAAAGCTAGATGGGATTGGGGCCctttcttcagcctcctcaaacaaaacaattatcagccaagaattctgtatccagcaaaactaaacaTCATATATGAAAGAaacagtcattttcagacaaacaaatgctgacagaatttGCCATTACCAAACCAGCACtgtaagaactgctaaaaggagctctaaatcatGAAACAAaccctggaaacacatcaaaacagaacttcattaaagcataaatcacacaagacctataaaacaaaaatacaagttaaaaagcaaaaacaaaaaacaaaagtaaagtaCAGAGGCAACAGAGAGCATGATGAAAGCAATGGTACCTCACTTTTTAATACTAATGTTGGTTGTAAATGGCTTCAATGCTCCACTTACAagatacagaaccacagaatggatAATAACTCACCAActaactatctgctgccttcaggagactcacctaacacataacgACCTACATAAACTTAAGGAAAGTGgtagaaaaaggcatttcatgcaaatggacaccaaaagcgagcagCGGTAGCTATTCTCATatgagacaaaacaaactttaaagcaacagtagcgaaaagagacaaagacagacagtatataatggtaaaggtcTCATTCAACAGAAAAACATGACAATCCTAAACATACATgaacctaacactggagctcccaaatttacaaaacaatcactagtaaacataagaaataagatagacagcaacacaataatagtgggggacttcattactccactgacagcactagacaggtcatcaagacagaaagtcaacaaagaaacactggatttaaactatactttggaacaaatggacttaacagatatataagaacatttcatccaacaaccacagaatacacattccattcaacagcacatggaattttctccaagatagaccatatgataggccataaaacgagtctcaataaatttaagaaaattgaaattgtacCACGCACtgtctcagatcacagtggaataaaactgaaaatcaactccaaaaggaatcttcaaaaccatgcaaatacatggaaattaaataacctgctcctgaatgagcactgggtgaaaaacaaaatcaagatggaaatggaaaaaatttCTTTGAACTGGATGACACAACCAATCaagacctctgggatacagcaaaggcagtgctaagaggaaagtttgtagccctaaacacctatatcaaaaagtatgaaagagcacaaacagacaatctaagttcACATCTCAGAGAACTGGAGAAGCAGGAACAAGCCAAACCCAATCCCagcaaacaaaggaaataaccaagatcagagcagaactaaatgaaattgacacagcaacaacaacaacaacaaatacaaaacatgaataaaacaaaaagttggttatttaaaaagataaacaaaatcgatagaccattataagattaaccaagaaaagaagagaggaaatccaaataacctcactaagaaatgaaacaggggatattacaactgacaccactgaaatattaaagattattcaagggtactatgaacaccttttggcacaaaaactagaaaacccagaagagttgcataaattcctggaaaaatacaaccctcctagcttaaatcaggaagaagtagaTACCCCAAGCAGACCAAtaaaacaagcagcaagattgaaatggtaattttaaaattaccaacaaaaaaagccgaggaccagacagattcacagcagaattctaccagacattcaaagaatattttctttcattcaaagaagaaatgataccaatcctttcacactattccacaagacagagaaagaagaaacactcCCTtctttctatgaagccagcatcaccctaataccaaaaccatgaaaggacataaccaaaaaagaaaactacagaccaatatccatgatgaacacagatgccaaaatccttaacaaaatactatctaactgaatccaacaacatatcaaaaagataatccaccatgatcaagtgggtttcataccagtgacacaggaatggtttaacatacgcaagtcaataaatgtgatacaccaaataaacagaatttaaaaaaaaactcacatgattttatcaacagatgcagaaaaagcatttgacaaaatctagcattgctttatgattaaagctctcagcaaaataggcatacaagggacataccttaatgtaataaaagccatctatgacagacccacagccaacataatactgaatggggaaaaggtgaaagcattccctttgagaactggaacaagacgaagagcctactctcaccactccttttcaacatagtactggaggtcctagccagagcaatcagacaaaagaaggaaatagaggaaaTCCAAATCGgtgaagaggaagtcaaactgttactGGTTGCTGACGATATGATCTTTCGCCTTGAAAACCCTACGGACTCCtctagaaagctcctagaactgataaaagaattcagcaaagtttccagatacgagattaatgtacacaaatcagtagctcttctatacatcaacagctaccaagctgagaatcacatcaagaactcaaccccttttacaatagctgcaaaaaacaaacaaacaaacaaaaaaaacaaacaaaacttaggaatatacctagcaAAGTaatcaaaagacctctacaatgaaaattacaaaacactgctgaaagaaatcatagatggagccaagcacattggcccatgcctataatcccagctactcgggaaactgaggcaggagaattgcttgaacccgggaggcagaagttgtagtgagccgagatcacaccattgcactcccacctcagcgacaagagcgaaactacctctgaaaaaaaaaaaaaaacaaaaacaaaaaagaaaagaaatcatagatgacacaaacaaatggaaacacatccccatgctcatggatgggtagaaccaatattgtgaaaattaccattCTGTTAAAGGCAATCTAcgaattcaatgcaatccccatctgAATACCACCATCATCCctcacagaattacaaaaacaattctaaaattaatatggaaccaaaagagtgCCATGTAGCCAAACcaaggctaagcaaaaagaacaagcctggaggcatcacactacttgatttcaaactgTACAATAAGGCCATAGTTACCagaacagcatgctactggtttaaaaataggcacatagaccaatggaacagaagagagaactcagaaattaacccaaatacttacagccaactgatctttcacaaagcaaacaaaaacataaagtggggaaaggacacccttttcaacacatGAAGTTGGGATAATTGGCGAGCCACATGTaggggaataaaactggatcctcatctctcaccttatacaaaaatctactcaagatggattaagaacttaaaCCTAATTCCTgaactgtaaaaattctagaagataacactggataaacccttctagacattggcataggcaaggatttcatgaccaagaacccaaatgcaaatgcaataaaaacaaagataaacagctgggacttaattaaactaaagagcttttgcatggcaaagggaacagtcagcagagtaaatagacaagtCGCAGAGTGggacccctgaccctgacccctgaccctgacccctaaCCACTGACCCTGACCCCTAACCCCTGACACAAACCCTAACCACTATCCCTAACCccaaccctcaccctaacccaaccctaacccctaaTCCCTAACCCCTAACATCTCTCAAACCCTAACTCTAAACGTTGACTCCTAACCCCTAACTCTGACCCCAATCCCTATCTCCAACCTCTAACCCTAAacttaacccctaacccctaaccctaacaccAACCTTAACCCTAGGTTCGTTACTAAGTTTGTATTGACTATGTCAATGTTGATTATTATGATGGCTGTCTTTGGACTGCACGGCAGCGAGGGGATTGCGgatcttatattaatatttttgtattgaggCAGCGCATTAGCATTACAGGTGCTTGTTACATGAGCAATGGGGGTGTCATACTTTGGGTGTCATGTCTGCATTAGGAATGCCGCATTTGTCTTCCGAGGCTGCGGTGTGGATCTCGCACTGCGGCCGCCTCGCCTTGGCTGGGGAGAACCTCGGTGGGCAGGATTCAGAGGGGCTTTTGGTTTCCCGTTTTCCACACTGAATCCTTCTAACTGGTCTCTGACCTTGATTATTCAGGGCTGCAAACAGGAAGGATTTTATTCACCGTTGATGCGGCCCCGAGTTGTCCCAAAGCGAGGCAGTGCCTCcaaggtctgtgctgaggagaacgcTGCTCTGCCTTCGCGGTGTCCCCCGGGTGTGTGCTGAGCagaacgcagctccgccctcGCGGTACCCCCGGCCCGCCCgcctgggtctgtgctgaggCGAACACTGCTCCGCCTTCGCTGTATCTCCGAAGTCTGTGCAGAGGAGAACTCAGCTCCGCCCTCGCGATGCTCTCCCGGTCTGTGCTGAGGAGTAGGCAGCTCCGCCCTAGCAAAGGCAGAGCGCCCTTCGCAAAGGCAGAGAGGCGCAGAGCGCCGGCGCAGGCGCGGAGGGGGCGCAGGCGCGGAGGGGGCGCAGGCGCGGAGGGGGCGCAGGCGCGGAGGGGGCGCAGGCGCGGAGGGGGCGCAGGCGCGGAGGGGGCGCAGGCGCGGAGGGGGCGCAGGCGCGGAGGGGGCGCAGGCGCGGAGGGGGCGCAGGCGCGGAGGGGGCGCAGGCGCGGAGGGGGCGCAGGCGCGGAGGGGGCGCAGGCGCGGAGGGGGCGCAGGGCGCCGGCGCAGGCGCGGAGAGGCGCAGAGCAGGGCAGGTGGCACCAACAGCGGGTCCCTCAGGCCTCGAGCGCACGCATTCCAGCGGCCACCCAGACCATGCTCCGCCGACTGGGCGCCCAAGCTGCAGTCGCCCTCTGTGTGCAGGCAGCAGCTGCCTGGCAACCCCCGAGCTCGCTCGCGCTGTCAGCATCGCAGAACCAGGGCCAGGTGTCCCAGTGGCTGCGGCCAAGCCAGGCATTCTGaccggcggcggcggctgcatAGGAGCGAGAACTGAGAAGCCGCCGCTCAACCCCACACGGGGTGACTGCTGAGGGCCCATACGAACGGCCCCGATCTCCCTCAGGTGGAGGACTGGGCGGGAGGCACAGCCTGGGGGCCCTCAGGCTGGGCGCGCTGGCGATCCCGAGGCCGACCAGGCCATGCACCTCCAGCCCGCCTGGGCACCCAAGCTGCAGCCGCCTTCTGTGTGCAGGCAGCAACCTCCAGGCAACTCCCGAGTCCGCCCTCACTTCCCACATCTCGGAACGAGGGCCAGATGTCCCTGTGGCTGCGGCCAAGCCAGGCGGTCTGCCCTGCAGCAGCTGCACGGGGGCGGGAACCGGCCCTCAGCCCTATCCCCCGTGGCTGCAGAGGGCCCTTGGCTAGAGGTGTCGAGCTCTGGCATAGGAGGAGCCGGGCGGGGGCAGGGTCTGGCGGGCTCTCAGGCCAGGGGCACTTGCGATCCAGAGGCCGCCCAGGCCATGCTCCACCACCTGGGCGCCCAGCTACAGGCGCCAGGCAACTCCCAAGCTGGCTGGCGCGCCCAGCCTCGCAGACCCGGGCCTGGATGTCGCCGTGGCTGCGGCCAAGCCAGGCGGTCTGCTCGGCGGCGGTTGCACCGGGGCAGGAACCGACCCTCAGCCCCATCCCCGGTGGCTGCGGACGGCCCCTGGAGCGGCCCCGACATCTCTTCGGAGGAGAAGAGGGGCGGGAGTCAGGGCCAGGCAGCCCTTAGGCGGGAAGGGATGCGCGCCTGCGATTCCGGGACGTACTGCGCCAGCCCAGGAGAACCCGGAAGCCAGCAGCTCTTGTTTCTCTGTGTGATTCTGTGAGGAaccaccaaattgttttccacgGCAAGTGCATCATTTTCTATTCCTAGCAGCCAGTTCATgagggctccaatttctccaccTCCTTAGCAACATTGATTTTCT
This genomic window from Pan paniscus chromosome 11, NHGRI_mPanPan1-v2.0_pri, whole genome shotgun sequence contains:
- the LOC117981719 gene encoding LOW QUALITY PROTEIN: uncharacterized protein LOC117981719 (The sequence of the model RefSeq protein was modified relative to this genomic sequence to represent the inferred CDS: inserted 1 base in 1 codon; substituted 1 base at 1 genomic stop codon); this translates as MHLQPAWAPKLQPPSVCRQQPPGNSRVRPHFPHLGTRARCPCGCGQARRSALQQLHGGGNRPSALSPVAAEGPWLEVSSSGIGGAGRGQGLAGSQARGTCDPEAAQAMLHHLGAQLQAPGNSQAGWRAQPRRPGPGCRRGCGQARRSARRRLHRGRNRPSAPSPVAADGPWSGPDISSEEKRGGSQGQAXPXAGRDARLRFRDVLRQPRRTRKPAALVSLCDSVRNHQIVFHGKCIIFYS